A stretch of Corynebacterium timonense DNA encodes these proteins:
- a CDS encoding ABC transporter substrate-binding protein: MFRTFSVAVVAAAAALCSCSAPQESEGEKTATEAVTFAHPSYEGQVISFDKKPEKLVMECYAYSSLHDYDIAPVGLFGFGCDDPAVKEDIDRNGIPLLGKEGEIDMEKLAEMRPDAVLGYGTLEGWGWLDESGNKQLLGVAPFVPLSNSDTIDGRINENRQIAAFLGGDVESDKVKRADEELTKAKEDFQKAVAGTDLKFLFAIPTKEMLYTAKDFAQPELFAQLGAHVAGPEKPENDNPWARVAWEDASSYPADVIFVEGYDESFDFDGELWHALPAVKVGQLSGWEFKGATTAMSTAKWLNDVTQLVSSSKKVA; encoded by the coding sequence ATGTTCCGCACGTTCTCCGTTGCTGTTGTGGCTGCCGCAGCAGCGCTGTGCTCCTGCTCCGCGCCTCAGGAAAGCGAGGGCGAAAAAACAGCGACAGAAGCAGTCACTTTCGCCCACCCGTCCTACGAGGGGCAGGTAATTTCCTTTGACAAGAAGCCAGAAAAACTCGTCATGGAGTGCTACGCGTACAGTTCCTTGCACGACTACGACATCGCTCCAGTTGGGTTGTTCGGCTTTGGCTGCGACGACCCGGCAGTGAAAGAGGACATCGACCGCAACGGTATCCCCCTTCTTGGCAAGGAAGGCGAGATCGATATGGAGAAGCTCGCGGAGATGCGCCCTGATGCTGTTTTGGGCTACGGCACGCTGGAGGGATGGGGGTGGCTCGACGAGTCCGGCAACAAACAACTCCTGGGAGTTGCGCCTTTCGTCCCCCTGTCCAACTCGGACACCATTGATGGCCGAATCAACGAAAACCGCCAGATCGCTGCTTTCCTCGGCGGCGATGTGGAGTCCGATAAGGTCAAACGGGCTGACGAGGAATTGACCAAGGCAAAAGAGGATTTCCAGAAGGCAGTCGCGGGAACCGATCTCAAATTCCTGTTTGCAATTCCGACGAAGGAAATGCTCTACACCGCGAAAGATTTCGCGCAGCCCGAACTGTTTGCCCAGTTGGGTGCCCACGTCGCCGGACCGGAAAAACCAGAAAACGATAACCCGTGGGCGCGGGTTGCCTGGGAAGATGCTTCCTCGTACCCAGCGGACGTCATCTTTGTCGAGGGGTACGACGAGAGCTTCGATTTCGACGGTGAGCTGTGGCACGCGCTGCCTGCCGTGAAAGTTGGCCAGCTGAGCGGATGGGAGTTTAAGGGCGCCACCACCGCGATGAGTACCGCCAAGTGGCTCAACGACGTCACCCAGCTGGTCTCCTCGTCCAAAAAGGTCGCGTGA
- a CDS encoding ABC transporter ATP-binding protein codes for MTRLMAEHVALSYGDKVVCKDVSVAIPDGEFTVIVGPNACGKSTLLKSLTRLLPPTSGTVLLDGKQLHSMPTKKVAREIGLLPQGPTAPDGIRVVDLVTRGRNPHRRIFTPWTPEDEEAVAAAMDATGVRDLSGRFVDELSGGQRQRVWMAVALAQQTPILLLDEPTTYLDLSHQIELLELCRRLNQNDGHTLVAVLHDLNQAARYASYIIAMKAGEVVAAGSPGEVITETLVANVFGLDARVIEDPESCSPLVVPRWQHSGDQRPG; via the coding sequence ATGACGCGTCTCATGGCTGAGCACGTTGCTTTGTCTTATGGAGACAAAGTGGTGTGCAAAGACGTCAGTGTGGCTATCCCGGATGGCGAGTTCACGGTAATCGTCGGTCCGAATGCGTGTGGAAAATCCACGCTGCTTAAGAGCTTAACGAGGCTTTTGCCGCCCACCAGCGGCACTGTCCTTCTTGATGGAAAACAGTTGCACTCGATGCCCACGAAAAAGGTGGCGCGGGAAATTGGGCTGTTGCCGCAAGGCCCTACCGCTCCCGACGGCATTCGGGTGGTGGACTTGGTTACCCGAGGGCGCAATCCACACCGGCGCATTTTCACACCCTGGACCCCGGAGGATGAAGAAGCAGTAGCCGCTGCCATGGACGCTACGGGCGTTCGCGACTTGTCGGGACGGTTCGTCGATGAACTCTCCGGGGGCCAGCGCCAAAGGGTCTGGATGGCAGTCGCGCTGGCGCAGCAGACACCCATTCTGCTGCTTGACGAGCCAACAACGTATCTGGACCTCAGCCACCAGATTGAGCTGTTGGAGCTGTGTCGCCGACTCAACCAGAACGACGGCCACACCTTGGTCGCGGTGCTCCACGATTTGAATCAGGCCGCCCGGTATGCGAGCTACATCATCGCGATGAAGGCTGGGGAAGTGGTGGCAGCCGGGTCCCCGGGTGAGGTTATTACCGAGACTTTGGTTGCTAATGTTTTCGGCCTCGATGCACGTGTGATCGAGGATCCAGAATCGTGCAGTCCTTTGGTTGTTCCGCGCTGGCAGCACAGCGGCGACCAGCGGCCCGGTTAG
- a CDS encoding FecCD family ABC transporter permease, producing MPDHTTKLDYGRRVIHLGRRSRPFMLVDARSLVVCSVLWLAIAALAVYALATGSAKITPAEVVDVIFGRGDAYTTMVVGEWRAPRILIAIVLGACLALSGAIFQNLTKNPLGSPDVIGFQTGSYTGALVVMLLLRGGSIAIMVGALVGGITTAFLVFFLSASREAVRAVRLIIVGIGVSAMLASVNVWLLLTATVEDAIMAGLWGAGNLSGVSWATFVIVACGSGAFIVGAVLLARSLRVLQIGVPFATALGQNVRGVQVCALLVGIGLTALATASVGPISFIALASPQIARRLARADGLALGPTAAVGAALLLLADVTAQRIYPASPLPVGIVTVSIGGLYFLWLLLREGKNR from the coding sequence ATGCCTGACCACACAACAAAACTCGATTATGGACGGCGGGTCATTCACCTTGGCCGACGTTCCCGCCCCTTTATGCTCGTCGATGCCCGGTCCCTAGTGGTGTGCAGTGTGCTGTGGCTCGCGATCGCTGCGCTGGCGGTTTACGCCTTGGCTACCGGATCGGCGAAAATCACGCCCGCGGAGGTCGTCGACGTGATCTTCGGCCGCGGGGACGCGTACACCACCATGGTGGTAGGCGAGTGGCGCGCACCGCGCATCCTTATCGCGATTGTCCTGGGCGCCTGCCTGGCGCTTAGTGGTGCGATCTTCCAGAATCTGACGAAAAATCCCCTTGGCTCCCCGGATGTTATCGGTTTTCAAACCGGTTCCTATACCGGCGCGTTGGTGGTGATGCTGCTGCTGCGCGGAGGGAGCATAGCAATTATGGTCGGCGCGCTCGTCGGCGGTATCACCACTGCCTTCTTGGTGTTTTTCCTCTCTGCTTCGCGCGAGGCGGTTCGGGCAGTTCGCTTGATTATTGTCGGTATTGGTGTCAGCGCGATGCTTGCGTCCGTCAATGTGTGGCTGTTGCTCACCGCCACGGTCGAGGACGCGATCATGGCCGGTCTTTGGGGTGCAGGCAATTTGTCGGGTGTCTCGTGGGCTACCTTCGTGATAGTCGCGTGTGGGTCGGGGGCGTTCATCGTAGGGGCGGTGCTGCTGGCGCGGTCGTTGCGAGTGCTGCAGATTGGCGTCCCATTCGCTACAGCCCTTGGTCAAAATGTTCGTGGCGTGCAGGTCTGTGCGCTGCTGGTGGGCATTGGTCTGACCGCTTTGGCCACGGCCTCAGTCGGGCCAATTTCTTTCATTGCCCTCGCATCGCCGCAAATTGCTCGCCGTTTGGCGCGTGCTGACGGCTTGGCGTTGGGGCCCACGGCGGCAGTGGGTGCGGCATTGCTTTTGCTTGCCGACGTCACAGCGCAGCGCATTTATCCAGCATCGCCGCTTCCGGTGGGCATCGTCACCGTGTCCATCGGCGGCCTGTATTTTCTTTGGCTGCTTTTGAGGGAAGGAAAGAATCGATGA
- a CDS encoding iron chelate uptake ABC transporter family permease subunit: protein MSFLLHPDPDDSVSQTVWLSRVPRTVLILAAGGAFGVAGALMQAVTRNPLTDPGILGVNAGSGLAVVVGLAFFGLTDISQYMWWAFGGAMVTSVVVFVVGNAGPARGNPVRMTLSGVALGAVLTGFSSAVLLTNSQLLARMRGWSAGTTASQSLDATLTIAPFLLLGLLIAVLSARSLDLLALGEAAAVALGTNPNRVRIVALVAITLLAGGATAAAGPIGFLGLMAPHLARVIVGPHQGWIIAYSVLIAPTVMGFADVLGRVLTTGEIPVGVVTAFIGAPVLIYMVRRYRVSEM from the coding sequence GTGAGCTTCCTCCTTCACCCCGACCCGGATGATTCCGTTTCGCAGACGGTGTGGCTTTCCCGAGTGCCGCGCACAGTTCTTATCCTCGCTGCGGGCGGCGCGTTTGGGGTGGCGGGCGCCTTAATGCAAGCAGTGACCCGGAATCCTCTGACCGATCCGGGAATTCTCGGCGTCAACGCCGGTTCCGGTCTGGCTGTGGTAGTTGGTCTGGCCTTTTTCGGGCTCACAGACATTTCTCAATACATGTGGTGGGCATTCGGCGGCGCAATGGTCACCTCTGTCGTTGTTTTCGTTGTCGGCAATGCCGGTCCGGCCCGTGGAAATCCGGTGCGCATGACGTTGTCGGGCGTTGCCCTAGGGGCGGTGCTTACAGGTTTTTCCTCGGCAGTGTTGTTGACTAATTCCCAGTTGCTGGCCCGTATGCGCGGCTGGTCCGCCGGCACCACCGCTTCTCAGTCGCTTGACGCCACCCTGACGATCGCTCCTTTCTTGCTGCTTGGATTGCTTATCGCGGTACTGTCGGCTCGTTCCTTGGATCTTCTCGCTTTGGGCGAGGCCGCTGCAGTAGCGCTGGGCACGAACCCGAATAGAGTGCGGATTGTCGCCTTGGTTGCTATTACCTTGTTGGCCGGCGGCGCCACCGCGGCAGCCGGCCCCATTGGTTTTCTCGGGCTCATGGCACCGCATCTCGCGCGGGTTATTGTGGGCCCGCACCAGGGGTGGATCATTGCCTACTCCGTGCTTATTGCGCCTACTGTCATGGGATTCGCCGACGTGCTCGGCAGGGTGCTGACCACGGGGGAGATTCCAGTCGGTGTCGTCACCGCGTTTATCGGGGCACCCGTGCTGATCTATATGGTTCGGCGCTACCGAGTTTCGGAGATGTAA
- a CDS encoding ATP-binding protein: protein MNTSSDARTARFHERTKSSVGKTYLAQALITAACRNDYSARFYRTDMLAAELAVLQPDNPTRLKFIQQLHDADVLVLDDFLTTPVDAATAHQLLNILAGRERKVSTIVTSQFTPHEWYKSIPDAVISESILNRLVSGAEIITLEGPNMRLTTNA from the coding sequence TTGAACACCAGCTCGGATGCTCGCACCGCGCGATTTCACGAGCGAACCAAATCCTCAGTTGGTAAAACCTACCTCGCCCAAGCACTCATCACCGCAGCATGCCGCAACGACTACTCCGCACGGTTCTACCGCACCGACATGCTCGCCGCCGAACTGGCAGTCCTCCAACCCGATAACCCCACACGGCTGAAGTTCATCCAGCAACTCCACGACGCCGACGTCCTAGTCCTGGATGACTTTCTCACCACACCTGTTGACGCCGCGACCGCGCACCAACTACTCAATATCCTCGCCGGGCGGGAACGCAAAGTCTCAACCATTGTGACCTCACAGTTCACCCCACACGAGTGGTACAAGTCCATCCCCGACGCCGTGATCTCCGAGTCAATCCTCAACCGACTCGTCTCCGGCGCCGAAATCATCACACTCGAAGGACCAAACATGCGCCTGACCACCAACGCATAA
- a CDS encoding ABC transporter substrate-binding protein, whose product MDCYAYSSLHEYDISPAALFGYGCDDPFAMGDVDRTGIPVVGKDAEIDMEKLAELRPDAVIGHGNLEGWTWFDESVNEQLTKVAPFVPLSTAETVDGRIEETRQIAEFLGGDVHSDKVKKSDEDLKMAKESFQKAVEGTDLNLMLVSPTKEMMYSAKGFAQADLLTELKANVIGADKPESGNPWGKIAWEDAASYPADVLLVEGYDEHFDFDGELWHALPAVKAGQLGSWSSKGATTATSYAKWLNDVTELVSSAKKVA is encoded by the coding sequence ATGGACTGCTACGCGTACAGCTCACTGCATGAATACGACATCTCTCCGGCGGCCTTGTTCGGTTACGGGTGCGACGACCCCTTTGCGATGGGCGATGTCGACCGGACCGGAATTCCCGTCGTCGGTAAAGATGCGGAGATCGACATGGAGAAGCTTGCGGAGCTGCGCCCCGACGCCGTGATTGGCCACGGCAACCTAGAGGGCTGGACTTGGTTCGATGAGTCCGTGAACGAGCAGCTCACGAAGGTAGCCCCCTTCGTTCCCCTGTCTACGGCGGAAACCGTTGACGGCCGAATTGAAGAGACGCGTCAGATCGCTGAGTTCTTGGGCGGCGATGTGCACTCGGATAAGGTCAAGAAGTCCGACGAGGACCTGAAGATGGCTAAAGAGTCTTTCCAGAAGGCCGTGGAAGGTACTGACCTTAACCTCATGCTGGTCAGCCCGACGAAAGAGATGATGTACTCCGCCAAAGGCTTCGCGCAGGCCGATTTGCTTACCGAGCTGAAAGCCAACGTCATTGGTGCCGATAAGCCAGAAAGCGGCAACCCGTGGGGCAAGATCGCGTGGGAGGATGCTGCCTCTTACCCCGCAGATGTCCTCCTCGTCGAGGGTTATGACGAACACTTTGACTTCGATGGCGAGCTGTGGCACGCGTTGCCAGCGGTAAAAGCTGGCCAACTGGGCAGCTGGAGCTCCAAAGGTGCAACGACGGCCACTAGCTACGCCAAGTGGCTCAACGACGTCACTGAGCTGGTCTCCTCAGCCAAGAAGGTCGCTTAG
- a CDS encoding ABC transporter substrate-binding protein yields the protein MTSDTIQEAPRQAGLRRALAPLVVLALALSSTACGSSADDRPTSGQQPGSFPISVTHAHGETSIPSTPERVVVLGGSAEDAVAALGVVPVAVPEEYGTQDGYTDWFREYVTVELGAELPPVLSPGKDGVYDPEEILSYAPDLIFAPYSGITEADYQQLSDIAPTIAYARTPWTYGSWSDIVELAGTALGRPDQAAELISRTQAAVDSARDAHPQLEGRSFIFGEWLEDGSSDLAVYSPDDPRPTLLREFGMIDDPSVAQEVGSFGEDYYGSVSLERLDALTTDVFIGWSNSREKIAQTLAHPLMSRWAPIAEGRYYYLEDPELLMAVTTPSVLSVPWAIQQGFLDDITSALEGDAVVRTGDE from the coding sequence GTGACCTCCGACACGATTCAGGAGGCGCCACGTCAGGCCGGACTACGCCGCGCGCTGGCTCCACTCGTCGTTCTAGCTCTGGCGCTCTCTTCGACGGCGTGCGGATCATCGGCTGACGACCGCCCGACCTCAGGACAGCAGCCGGGCAGCTTCCCGATATCCGTAACGCATGCGCACGGCGAGACGAGTATCCCGTCAACCCCAGAACGTGTGGTCGTCCTCGGGGGCAGCGCCGAAGACGCGGTCGCCGCGCTGGGCGTCGTCCCCGTCGCGGTCCCCGAAGAATACGGCACGCAGGACGGCTACACCGATTGGTTCCGAGAGTATGTGACTGTCGAACTCGGTGCCGAACTGCCGCCGGTTCTCTCCCCAGGAAAGGACGGTGTCTACGACCCAGAGGAGATCCTCAGTTACGCCCCGGACCTGATTTTCGCGCCATACTCCGGGATCACCGAAGCCGACTATCAGCAGCTCAGTGACATCGCCCCGACGATCGCCTATGCGCGCACACCGTGGACGTACGGCTCGTGGTCGGACATCGTCGAACTCGCAGGCACCGCGCTGGGACGCCCCGATCAAGCTGCGGAACTGATCTCTCGCACACAGGCAGCGGTCGATTCAGCGCGCGATGCGCACCCGCAGCTCGAGGGGAGGAGCTTCATCTTCGGCGAGTGGCTGGAAGACGGCTCCTCGGACCTTGCCGTCTACTCGCCCGATGACCCCCGTCCTACGCTGCTCCGTGAGTTCGGTATGATCGACGACCCGTCCGTCGCTCAGGAAGTCGGCTCATTCGGAGAGGACTACTACGGCTCCGTCAGCCTCGAGAGACTGGATGCGCTCACGACCGACGTGTTCATCGGATGGTCGAACTCCCGAGAGAAGATCGCGCAGACTCTCGCCCACCCGCTGATGTCGCGGTGGGCTCCGATTGCCGAGGGCCGGTACTACTACTTGGAAGACCCAGAGCTTCTGATGGCAGTCACCACTCCCTCCGTGTTGAGTGTCCCCTGGGCCATTCAGCAAGGATTCCTGGATGACATCACATCCGCGCTCGAGGGCGATGCGGTGGTACGCACCGGCGACGAATAG
- a CDS encoding ABC transporter substrate-binding protein, with the protein MKSVIDRAVRGAIALLACASLLSGCASPSPTAADEQRVFADAEDGAYPVTIEHAYGSTEVTAQPKRLVTIGWSGADIAIQLGTVPVAQGNATGIKGDYYPWVSEAVEKLGAPLPSLDPSLERGEVDLEYVLGQQPDLIVAVNSGITEAEYKALSDIAPTIAFPSEPWATTVDEHIRMMGAALGRPGYAAEIEKQTEQRVADVAKAHPELSGVSFLHSFLPSDDGQVVVFGTADARVQVLEALSLKPVEGAVELQHKAGDPASFTVSMEQLLSMNPDVHVVISDEDTYREAVRANTAFGSWAPVANNRVALIQDPDVGLAFATATPLGIDWGIDAIAAAIGRAVTEARGEGDRS; encoded by the coding sequence GTGAAATCAGTCATCGACCGCGCGGTAAGGGGGGCGATCGCGCTGCTGGCCTGCGCCTCTCTCCTCTCCGGGTGTGCATCGCCGTCCCCGACCGCGGCGGATGAACAACGTGTCTTCGCAGACGCGGAAGACGGTGCGTACCCGGTAACAATCGAGCATGCGTACGGCTCCACGGAGGTGACTGCGCAGCCCAAGCGCCTCGTTACCATCGGCTGGAGCGGTGCCGATATCGCGATTCAGCTCGGCACGGTCCCGGTCGCGCAAGGCAACGCGACGGGAATCAAGGGCGACTATTACCCATGGGTCTCCGAAGCCGTCGAGAAGCTCGGCGCGCCTCTGCCTTCCCTTGATCCTTCTCTCGAACGTGGTGAGGTTGACCTCGAGTACGTCCTGGGTCAGCAGCCCGACCTCATCGTGGCCGTAAACTCCGGGATCACCGAGGCTGAATACAAGGCGTTGTCTGACATCGCGCCGACAATCGCCTTCCCTTCAGAGCCTTGGGCGACCACCGTAGACGAGCACATTCGCATGATGGGTGCCGCGCTTGGACGCCCAGGCTATGCAGCAGAAATTGAGAAGCAGACCGAACAGCGCGTTGCCGACGTCGCTAAGGCGCACCCCGAGCTTTCGGGCGTGAGCTTTTTGCACAGCTTCCTGCCCTCTGACGACGGCCAGGTCGTCGTTTTCGGCACCGCCGATGCGCGTGTTCAGGTGCTCGAGGCTCTCAGCCTTAAGCCTGTCGAAGGCGCCGTTGAGCTGCAGCACAAGGCCGGCGATCCGGCGAGCTTTACCGTCAGTATGGAGCAACTCCTGTCAATGAACCCCGATGTTCACGTTGTTATCTCTGACGAGGACACCTACCGTGAGGCTGTTCGCGCGAACACTGCATTTGGGAGCTGGGCGCCAGTAGCGAACAATCGCGTCGCTCTGATTCAGGATCCGGATGTGGGACTCGCATTCGCGACCGCGACGCCGCTCGGCATCGACTGGGGGATCGACGCTATCGCCGCCGCCATCGGGCGCGCCGTCACCGAGGCCCGTGGGGAAGGAGACCGATCGTGA
- a CDS encoding ABC transporter ATP-binding protein, which produces MTTKNTAPRTATADAVRTEGVRAGYDNRIIVDGVDISIARGSYTAIIGPNACGKSTLLRTIARVLPALEGAILLDGDDIHRLPPKQLATRLGLLPQTCIAPDGIRVADLVARGRYPHQGMFDRWSEADEVAVVAALEATGTLGISGRLVEELSGGQRQRVWVAMALAQQTPILLLDEPTTFLDISHQYGLLELFETLRSQLHRTIVVVLHDLNQAARYASHLIVMKAGTVVASGEPAQILTAELVEDVYGLPCIIRPDPETGTPLIIPRRGAGRPLGG; this is translated from the coding sequence ATGACCACGAAGAACACTGCTCCGCGCACCGCTACCGCAGACGCGGTGCGCACAGAAGGCGTGCGTGCTGGATACGACAACCGGATCATCGTCGACGGGGTCGACATCAGCATCGCCCGCGGCTCGTACACCGCCATCATCGGCCCCAACGCATGTGGTAAATCGACGCTTCTGCGCACGATCGCCCGCGTTCTACCGGCCCTTGAGGGCGCGATCCTGCTCGACGGAGACGACATCCACCGTCTGCCGCCGAAACAGCTCGCCACTCGGCTCGGCCTGCTTCCGCAGACCTGCATCGCCCCGGACGGGATACGCGTTGCGGATCTCGTCGCCCGCGGGCGCTACCCCCACCAGGGCATGTTCGACCGGTGGTCCGAAGCAGACGAGGTCGCCGTCGTCGCTGCGCTCGAAGCGACCGGCACACTCGGCATTTCCGGCAGGCTCGTTGAAGAGCTGTCCGGAGGGCAACGTCAGCGCGTCTGGGTCGCGATGGCCCTTGCTCAACAGACCCCAATTCTCCTGCTTGACGAGCCGACGACATTCCTCGACATTTCCCACCAGTACGGGCTCCTCGAATTGTTCGAGACACTCCGCAGCCAGCTGCATCGCACCATCGTCGTAGTTCTCCACGACCTCAACCAGGCCGCGCGCTACGCCAGTCACCTCATCGTGATGAAGGCCGGCACGGTCGTCGCCTCTGGGGAACCCGCTCAGATTCTCACAGCCGAACTCGTCGAGGATGTCTACGGGCTCCCGTGCATCATCCGACCGGACCCCGAGACCGGTACACCGCTGATCATCCCTCGACGTGGGGCTGGGCGCCCGCTTGGCGGGTGA
- a CDS encoding FecCD family ABC transporter permease, which yields MSVRSLTVCSTLAAFTVFLALVSLTLGTHRVPLGDVIAAFAGTASKQTHMLVVEWRLPRALFAIACGIALAISGAIFQSLTRNPLGSPDIIGFSSGSYTGAIVVMLLLGSTRYLDIAAGAILGGIITAAAVYLLATVRGSVQSFRLIIMGIGVAALLSSLNSALLLSTSVDTAMLAAVWAAGSFNALGHDQLWPMAAILLILITAVALLTPGLRQLELGDDAAYSLGLRANRLRALAVVVGVALTALVTATAGPISFVALAAPQIARRLVRGTGLLLGPSALTGAFCLLTSDILAQRIGMPVGVVTVSLGGAYLAWLLISEFRRRS from the coding sequence ATGAGCGTGCGTTCCCTTACCGTCTGTAGCACTCTCGCGGCATTTACCGTCTTCCTTGCGCTCGTCTCCCTCACGCTTGGCACCCACCGCGTTCCGCTTGGCGACGTCATCGCAGCGTTCGCCGGCACGGCCAGCAAGCAGACGCACATGCTTGTCGTGGAATGGAGACTGCCGCGGGCACTGTTTGCGATCGCCTGCGGCATCGCCCTCGCCATCTCCGGCGCCATTTTCCAGTCGCTGACCCGCAACCCCCTCGGGTCCCCGGACATCATCGGGTTCTCCTCCGGTTCCTACACTGGCGCGATCGTCGTCATGCTCCTCCTCGGATCCACGCGTTACCTCGACATAGCCGCCGGCGCCATCCTCGGCGGCATCATCACCGCCGCGGCCGTCTACCTCCTCGCCACAGTGCGCGGATCCGTACAGTCGTTTCGACTGATCATCATGGGTATCGGTGTGGCGGCGTTGCTGTCTTCGCTCAACTCCGCACTCCTATTGTCCACCAGCGTCGACACCGCCATGCTCGCTGCCGTGTGGGCGGCTGGATCCTTCAATGCGCTGGGACACGACCAGCTCTGGCCGATGGCTGCGATCTTGCTCATCTTGATTACCGCGGTGGCGCTGCTCACGCCGGGGCTGCGCCAACTTGAGCTCGGAGACGACGCCGCTTACTCGCTCGGTCTGCGTGCGAACCGCCTCCGCGCGCTGGCCGTGGTCGTCGGTGTCGCTCTGACGGCACTTGTGACCGCTACAGCCGGCCCTATTTCTTTTGTTGCGCTGGCCGCCCCACAAATCGCGCGGCGGCTGGTGCGGGGAACGGGCTTGTTGCTCGGGCCGTCGGCGCTCACCGGCGCGTTCTGCCTGCTTACCTCCGACATCCTCGCCCAACGTATTGGGATGCCCGTCGGAGTAGTCACTGTCTCACTCGGCGGCGCCTACCTCGCCTGGCTGCTGATTTCGGAGTTTCGGAGGAGATCATGA
- a CDS encoding FecCD family ABC transporter permease — MFIASAVLVVIVVLSIGVGARAIGLSTIWDALWAYDGTLDEHVIILELRVPRTVVGLVVGPALGMCGALIQAYTRNPLADPGILGVNAGATFAVTMAVGFLGVAAPLGYVWFALLGAGAVTILVYALGAVGGGKATPAKLTLAGVAVSAVLGGLTTAIVLGNRDAFDDLRFWGVGSIGGRQLDIVLSFAPLILLGLLLGLGAARALNALALGDELAASLGVRAGRVRIVVIVAVTLLAGTATALAGPIGFVGLMIPHVVRWFVGPDQRWILAYTVVVSPILLLLADVLGRVILPSGELRVGLVTAVIGAPVLILLARRRTVSGL; from the coding sequence TTGTTTATCGCGAGCGCCGTGCTCGTCGTCATTGTCGTGCTCAGCATCGGGGTCGGAGCCAGAGCGATCGGCTTATCGACGATCTGGGATGCGCTATGGGCCTACGATGGCACGCTGGACGAGCACGTGATCATTCTTGAGTTGCGGGTGCCGCGCACCGTCGTTGGTTTGGTCGTCGGGCCCGCGCTCGGGATGTGCGGGGCGCTGATCCAGGCGTACACCCGTAACCCGCTCGCTGATCCCGGCATCCTCGGCGTGAATGCCGGGGCGACGTTCGCGGTGACGATGGCGGTCGGGTTCCTCGGCGTCGCCGCACCGCTGGGCTACGTATGGTTCGCGTTGCTCGGCGCCGGCGCCGTCACGATACTCGTGTACGCGCTTGGCGCTGTCGGCGGCGGCAAAGCCACTCCGGCGAAGCTCACCCTCGCGGGCGTGGCGGTTAGCGCCGTGCTGGGCGGCCTCACCACCGCGATCGTTCTCGGCAACCGTGACGCCTTCGACGACCTCCGGTTCTGGGGCGTCGGATCCATCGGCGGACGACAGCTTGATATCGTCCTTTCCTTCGCGCCGCTGATTCTTCTCGGGCTCCTCCTCGGCCTTGGCGCCGCCCGAGCGCTCAACGCCCTAGCGCTCGGAGACGAGCTCGCCGCCTCGCTCGGGGTTCGTGCCGGGCGGGTGCGGATCGTCGTGATCGTCGCCGTCACCCTGCTCGCCGGCACGGCGACCGCGCTGGCGGGACCGATCGGGTTCGTCGGGCTCATGATCCCGCACGTCGTGCGCTGGTTCGTGGGCCCCGACCAGCGATGGATCCTCGCCTACACGGTAGTAGTCTCTCCGATTCTGCTATTGCTCGCCGACGTCCTCGGCCGAGTCATCCTCCCCAGCGGGGAGCTGCGCGTCGGCCTCGTCACTGCTGTCATCGGTGCACCCGTGCTTATTCTCCTTGCTCGGCGAAGGACGGTGAGTGGCCTATGA